The following are from one region of the Corylus avellana chromosome ca1, CavTom2PMs-1.0 genome:
- the LOC132167474 gene encoding probable amidase At4g34880: MACSSPLSISLLSSLTLILLLKISPGCRCHSIMGHNFSIKEAAVHDLQLAFKQNKLTSRQLVEFYLREISRLNPILKGVIEVNPDALYQADKADYEREAKAPGSQSRLHGIPVLLKDNIATKDKLNTTAGSFALVGSVVPRDAGVVTKLRKAGAIILGKASLGEWSHFRTARGPLAWSARGGQGKNPYTLGEPCGSSSGSSISVAANMVAVSLGTETDGSIICPASFNAVVGIKPTVGLTSRAGVIPISPRQDTVGPICRTVSDAVYVLDAIVGIDNNDNATIRASRYIPNGGYGQFLKVAGLRGKRLGIVRNPFFNFGNKTFLHQTFERHFKTLRQRGAILVDHLEIANIKTILDYNLSGEETALLSEFKISLNAYLNKLVASPVRTMADVIAFNNKNPELEMIKTIDQEQFLSAEATNGIGKAEKAALSNLSKLSRDGFVKLMTKNKLDALVTPDFSVSSVLAIGGFPGISVPAGYDTKGVPFGICFGGLRGSEPELIEIAYGFEQATKIRKPPF, encoded by the exons ATGGCTTGCAGTTCACCACTAAGCATCTCTCTGTTATCGTCCCTGACTCTGATTCTTCTGCTTAAAATATCACCTGGGTGCCGATGCCACAGCATAATGGGCCACAACTTCTCTATCAAAGAAGCCGCCGTGCATGATCTCCAACTGGCTTTCAAGCAAAACAAGCTCACTTCAAGGCAGCTAGTTGAGTTCTATCTGAGAGAGATTAGCAGGCTCAACCCGATCCTTAAAGGGGTCATAGAGGTGAATCCAGACGCCCTGTACCAAGCTGATAAGGCTGACTATGAGCGGGAGGCAAAGGCGCCAGGATCACAATCTCGGTTGCATGGCATCCCAGTTCTGCTCAAGGATAATATTGCAACAAAAGACAAGCTGAACACCACGGCTGGCTCATTTGCACTGGTTGGCTCAGTTGTACCTCGGGATGCCGGCGTGGTAACCAAGTTGAGGAAAGCTGGTGCTATCATCTTGGGGAAGGCAAGCTTGGGCGAGTGGTCCCATTTTAGGACCGCCAGGGGTCCTCTTGCTTGGAGTGCCAGAGGTGGCCAAGGCAAG AATCCTTATACATTAGGAGAACCTTGCGGGTCAAGTAGTGGTTCCTCGATATCAGTAGCGGCAAACATGGTGGCAGTGTCACTGGGGACAGAGACTGATGGTTCAATTATATGTCCGGCAAGTTTTAACGCAGTAGTGGGCATCAAACCAACAGTTGGTCTCACTAGTCGAGCGGGTGTAATTCCAATATCTCCAAGACAGGACACTGTTGG GCCCATTTGTAGGACGGTATCAGATGCCGTTTATGTTCTTGATGCCATTGTAGGCATTGATAATAACGATAATGCAACAATTAGAGCCTCAAGGTACATCCCAAATGGTGGCTATGGACAATTTCTTAAGGTTGCTGGGCTAAGAGGGAAGAGATTGGGGATAGTGAGAAATCCCTTCTTCAATTTCGGAAACAAGACTTTCTTGCATCAAACTTTTGAGCGACATTTCAAGACATTAAG GCAAAGAGGTGCAATTCTGGTGGACCATCTGGAAATAGCCAACATTAAGACTATCCTTGATTACAATTTGAGTGGTGAAGAAACTGCATTGCTGTCAGAgttcaaaatatcattaaatgcTTACTTAAACAAGCTTGTAGCTTCTCCAGTACGAACCATGGCGGATGTGATAGCCttcaacaacaaaaacccaGAATTG gaaatgatcaaaacaattgACCAAGAACAGTTTTTAAGTGCGGAAGCCACAAATGGAATTGGAAAAGCAGAGAAGGCAGCACTGTCAAATTTATCAAAACTATCGAGGGATGGATTCGTGAAGTTGATGACAAAGAATAAGCTTGATGCCTTGGTGACTCCTGATTTCTCTGTTTCTAGTGTTCTTGCAATTGGTGGTTTTCCAGGAATAAGTGTCCCAGCAGGATATGACACTAAAGGGGTGCCATTTGGCATTTGCTTTGGGGGCTTAAGAGGTTCAGAGCCAGAGTTGATTGAGATCGCTTATGGTTTTGAGCAAGCAACAAAGATCAGGAAGCCTCCATTCTAA
- the LOC132163759 gene encoding probable amidase At4g34880 produces the protein MPTKYPGSFLFPPLISVLIIASIFLFSTIYGEDFTIQEATIEEIRRAFTEDKLTSRQLVDFYLDRIETLNPLLHSVVEVNPDARDQADEADWERTSNRDSSSLGELHGIPVLLKDTIATKDKLNTTAGSYALLGSVVPRDAGVVERLRTAGAVILGKASLTEWYSFRALGHVPNGWCARAGQAANPYVPSGDPCGSSSGSAISVAANMVAVSLGSETHGSILCPADHNSVVGFKPTVGLTSRAGVIPILPRHDTVGTISRTVSDAVYVLDVIVGFDPRDYEATKEAAKFMPVGGYKQFLNPDGLNGKRLGVVRNPFVSSLNKSSVIQAFERHLNTMRQRGATIVDNLEIANVSVILNPARSGELTAMLAEFKVTLNDYLKELISSPVRSLADIIAFNQNNPELEKTAEYGQGTFIASEKTSGFGEKERQAVELMENLSRNGFEKLMMENELDAMVTPGTGAIALLAIGGHPGITVPAGYDSDGMPFGICFGGLKGAEPKLIEVAYAFEQASMMRRPPFSKSFAMNNEFLFASL, from the exons atgccaaccAAGTATCCAGGCTCTTTTCTCTTTCCGCCGTTGATCTCGGTGCTGATCATCGCCAGTATATTCCTCTTCAGCACAATCTACGGGGAGGATTTCACGATCCAAGAAGCGACCATCGAGGAGATCCGACGGGCCTTCACCGAAGACAAGCTCACATCAAGACAATTGGTTGACTTCTACTTGGACAGGATCGAGACGTTGAATCCCCTGCTTCACAGCGTAGTGGAGGTCAATCCAGACGCGCGGGATCAAGCGGACGAGGCTGACTGGGAGAGAACAAGCAATCGGGACAGTTCGTCGTTGGGGGAGTTGCACGGCATCCCGGTGCTGCTCAAGGACACGATAGCCACGAAGGACAAGCTGAACACGACGGCTGGGTCGTACGCGCTGCTGGGCTCGGTGGTGCCTCGTGACGCGGGCGTGGTGGAGAGGTTGAGAACCGCTGGGGCTGTCATTTTGGGGAAGGCTAGTCTCACTGAGTGGTACTCCTTTCGTGCGTTGGGTCACGTTCCCAATGGTTGGTGTGCCAGAGCTGGTCAAGCGGCG AATCCGTACGTACCGTCAGGGGATCCATGTGGTTCGAGCAGCGGATCAGCCATTTCAGTGGCAGCAAACATGGTGGCAGTGTCCCTTGGGAGTGAGACTCATGGCTCCATCCTTTGTCCTGCCGATCACAACTCTGTTGTGGGGTTTAAACCCACTGTTGGACTCACTAGTCGAGCGGGCGTCATTCCCATTTTGCCCCGCCATGACACCGTTGG GACCATAAGCAGGACAGTATCCGATGCAGTATATGTGCTTGATGTAATTGTGGGTTTTGATCCTCGAGACTATGAAGCAACAAAAGAAGCGGCCAAATTCATGCCTGTAGGTGGTTATAAACAATTTCTCAACCCAGATGGGCTCAATGGAAAGAGATTGGGGGTTGTTAGGAATCCATTTGTGAGCTCCTTAAATAAATCCTCTGTCATTCAAGCCTTTGAGCGTCATTTGAACACAATGag ACAAAGAGGTGCAACTATAGTGGACAATCTTGAGATAGCAAATGTTAGTGTAATTCTAAATCCCGCACGAAGTGGGGAATTGACTGCAATGCTGGCCGAATTCAAGGTGACCTTAAATGATTACCTGAAAGAGCTTATCTCTTCTCCGGTGCGGTCACTTGCTGACATTATTGCCTTCAACCAAAACAACCCTGAATTG GAGAAGACTGCAGAGTATGGTCAGGGCACTTTTATTGCATCAGAGAAGACAAGtggttttggagagaaagaaaggcaGGCAGTTGAATTGATGGAAAACCTGTCGCGAAACGGATTTGAGAAACTGATGATGGAAAATGAATTGGATGCGATGGTGACACCAGGTACGGGTGCCATTGCACTGCTGGCAATAGGAGGCCACCCGGGAATCACAGTCCCCGCTGGTTATGACAGTGATGGAATGCCATTTGGAATCTGTTTTGGAGGCCTAAAGGGTGCAGAACCAAAGCTGATTGAGGTAGCTTATGCTTTTGAACAAGCCAGCATGATGAGGCGGCCTCCCTTTTCCAAATCATTTGCAATGAATAACGAATTTCTCTTTGCAAGTTTATAg